A genome region from Brassica oleracea var. oleracea cultivar TO1000 chromosome C2, BOL, whole genome shotgun sequence includes the following:
- the LOC106327659 gene encoding 40S ribosomal protein S7-3: MFSAQNKIKKDKNAAPTECEEQVAQALFDLENTNQELKSELKDLYINQAVNMDIAGNRKAIVIYVPFRLRKAFRKIHPRLVRELEKKFSGKDVIFVATRRIMRPPKKGAAVQRPRNRTLTSVHEAMLEDVAYPAEIVGKRTRYRLDGSKIMKVYLEAKERNNTEYKLESMMGVYRKLTGKDVTFEYPVEA; this comes from the exons ATGTTCTCGGCGCAGAACAAGATCAAGAAGGACAAGAATGCTGCTCCAACGGAATGCGAGGAGCAAGTTGCTCAGGCTCTGTTTGATTTGGAGAACACCAACCAGGAGTTGAAGAGCGAGTTGAAAGATCTTTACATCAACCAAGCTGT TAACATGGACATCGCTGGAAACCGCAAGGCTATTGTGATATACGTCCCATTCAGATTGAGGAAAGCTTTCCGCAAGATTCATCCCCGTCTCGTCAGAGAGCTTGAGAAGAAGTTTAGTGGAAAG GATGTTATCTTTGTTGCCACAAGAAGGATCATGCGTCCACCAAAGAAGGGTGCTGCTGTGCAGAGGCCACGCAACAGAACTCTAACCTCTGTTCATGAAGCAATGCTCGAGGATGTCGCTTACCCTGCTGAGATCGTTGGGAAACGTACTCGTTACCGTCTTGATGGTTCCAAGATCATGAAGGTCTACTTGGAGGCCAAGGAGAGGAACAACACAGAGTACAAGCTCGAGTCTATGATGGGTGTGTACCGGAAACTCACCGGAAAGGATGTCACCTTTGAGTACCCTGTTGAAGCTTGA